In Archangium violaceum, the following are encoded in one genomic region:
- a CDS encoding DegT/DnrJ/EryC1/StrS family aminotransferase — protein sequence MEEVKNSRLFVPALPTLWPGMLFGHREPSGFMPFHASNVRWFYFARNAVWTTVKMLGLDKGEVLMPAYHHGVEVEAVADAGATPRFYRVGSRWDVDVEDVERRIGPKTKALYLTHYAGFPGPVDEMRKLADKHGLPLIEDCALSLLSADGSVPLGTTGDIGIFCLYKTLPLPHGGALTVNGPRQYSLPEPPKPPFTSTLSHTVSALLQNLELRGGSFGRGVRRFIRSLGKGAVKAADIERVATGTQHFDRRHVDLGMSPFAKRIAQAQDLEAIVERRRRNYFFLLGRLRDVSQPLFNQLPAGVSPLFYPLVVEDKAEVLARLHAKGIEAIDFWRHFHPACDASAFPEVAQLRRSIVEIPCHQDLTPEVMAEVAGVVRGALTQDRRNRKHAG from the coding sequence AGAAGTGAAGAACTCGAGGTTGTTCGTCCCCGCTCTGCCCACGCTCTGGCCGGGCATGCTGTTCGGCCACCGGGAGCCGAGCGGCTTCATGCCCTTCCACGCGTCCAACGTCCGTTGGTTCTACTTCGCCCGCAACGCCGTCTGGACGACGGTGAAGATGCTGGGGCTGGACAAGGGCGAGGTGTTGATGCCGGCCTACCACCACGGTGTGGAGGTGGAGGCCGTGGCGGATGCCGGGGCCACGCCGCGCTTCTACCGGGTGGGCAGCCGCTGGGACGTGGACGTGGAGGACGTGGAGCGGCGCATCGGGCCGAAGACGAAGGCGCTCTACCTCACCCACTACGCGGGCTTCCCCGGCCCCGTGGACGAGATGCGCAAGCTGGCGGACAAGCACGGCCTGCCGCTCATCGAGGACTGCGCGCTGTCGCTGTTGAGCGCGGACGGCTCGGTGCCGCTGGGGACGACGGGAGACATCGGCATCTTCTGCCTCTACAAGACGCTGCCGCTGCCGCACGGCGGGGCGCTCACCGTCAACGGCCCCCGGCAGTACAGCCTGCCGGAGCCGCCCAAGCCGCCCTTCACGTCCACGCTGAGCCACACGGTGTCCGCGCTGCTGCAGAACCTGGAGCTGCGAGGAGGCTCGTTCGGCCGGGGCGTGCGCCGCTTCATCCGGAGCCTGGGCAAGGGGGCGGTGAAGGCGGCGGACATCGAGCGCGTGGCCACGGGCACGCAGCACTTCGATCGGCGGCACGTGGACCTGGGGATGAGCCCGTTCGCGAAGCGGATCGCCCAGGCGCAGGATCTGGAGGCGATCGTCGAGCGGCGGCGGCGCAACTACTTCTTCCTGCTGGGGCGGCTGCGCGACGTGTCGCAGCCGCTGTTCAACCAGCTGCCGGCGGGGGTGAGCCCGCTCTTCTACCCGCTGGTGGTGGAGGACAAGGCGGAGGTGCTGGCGAGGCTGCACGCCAAGGGCATCGAGGCGATCGACTTCTGGCGGCACTTCCACCCGGCGTGCGACGCGTCGGCATTCCCGGAGGTGGCGCAGCTGAGACGGAGCATCGTGGAGATTCCGTGTCACCAGGATCTCACGCCGGAGGTGATGGCGGAGGTGGCCGGGGTGGTGCGAGGCGCGCTGACGCAGGATCGCCGCAACCGCAAGCACGCGGGCTGA